In Dehalococcoidia bacterium, one genomic interval encodes:
- a CDS encoding peptidylprolyl isomerase, with amino-acid sequence MDSERAARLILFSVVGVILVAAVGFIGFGYWYTEVRPDSRTVLKADDAEVTFAAMKRRMKYEYSLNPQQFSQFISILPDVSYESLLSELTLVLRAEGELGITATPEEIDAQLRRRLGVQPGAGQREFIDSFRDALDESGLKESEYRRIAHADVLLNKIREKFTAELPATVPQSKVEMISATEIEAANQARERVVAGQDWATVAREVSKEVGVQENGGQYDYQPDGGLNDIVNGFAFEAEPGEISEPLSSPQGQPPFYIVRVVDRSEQPLRDEQKVPYVSGLYEQWLIATQAKMNVERHWAEGDYLEAFSEIDLTPPEQPPPPILPSVTVATPAADATAPASAPTADPAGEGDTANPTPSGAPQPEDGQ; translated from the coding sequence ATGGACTCCGAACGCGCGGCGCGGCTGATCCTGTTCAGCGTCGTCGGCGTCATTCTCGTCGCCGCAGTCGGCTTCATCGGCTTCGGCTACTGGTATACCGAAGTGCGCCCGGACAGCCGCACCGTGCTTAAGGCCGATGATGCCGAGGTGACGTTCGCCGCGATGAAGCGTCGCATGAAGTACGAGTATTCGCTCAACCCACAACAATTCTCGCAGTTCATCAGCATTCTGCCCGACGTGTCGTACGAAAGCTTGCTCAGTGAACTGACACTCGTGCTCCGCGCCGAGGGTGAACTCGGTATTACCGCCACGCCGGAAGAGATCGACGCGCAACTTCGCCGCCGCCTCGGAGTCCAGCCTGGCGCCGGCCAGCGTGAATTCATCGACAGCTTCCGCGACGCACTCGACGAGAGCGGGCTCAAAGAAAGCGAATATCGGCGCATCGCGCACGCCGACGTGCTCTTGAATAAGATCCGGGAAAAGTTCACCGCGGAGTTGCCGGCGACCGTGCCACAGTCCAAGGTCGAGATGATCAGCGCCACCGAGATCGAGGCTGCGAACCAGGCGCGAGAGCGCGTGGTGGCCGGTCAGGATTGGGCGACCGTCGCGCGCGAGGTCTCGAAGGAGGTCGGCGTTCAAGAAAATGGCGGCCAGTACGACTACCAGCCAGATGGCGGATTGAACGACATCGTCAACGGATTTGCGTTCGAAGCAGAACCGGGCGAGATCAGCGAGCCGCTTTCCTCCCCACAGGGCCAGCCGCCGTTCTACATCGTGCGCGTGGTTGACCGATCGGAGCAACCCCTGCGAGACGAACAGAAGGTCCCCTACGTGTCGGGTCTGTATGAGCAGTGGCTGATCGCTACGCAGGCCAAGATGAACGTCGAACGCCACTGGGCTGAAGGGGACTACCTGGAAGCCTTCTCGGAGATCGACTTGACGCCGCCTGAACAGCCGCCGCCCCCCATTCTCCCTAGCGTGACCGTAGCGACGCCCGCGGCCGATGCCACGGCCCCCGCCTCGGCACCGACCGCGGATCCTGCGGGCGAGGGTGATACTGCTAATCCCACCCCGTCCGGCGCGCCGCAACCCGAAGATGGTCAGTGA
- a CDS encoding MoxR family ATPase → MEDPKIIAERVIANVEKVIIGKESEVRMALIALLCQGHVLIEDVPGVGKTILARSIAVSTGCGFRRIQFTPDLLPSDVSGVSIYSQKTGDFEFRPGPIIAQIVLADEINRATPKTQSALLEAMEERQVTVDGVTHKMPEPYMVLATQNPIEYEGTFPLPEAQLDRFLLRIHLGYPSMTDEVLIMEGQQRQHPIDALERVTGPEEILSMQRAVKEIYVDPLIKQYIVTIVDQTRKHPSAYLGASPRGSLALYRTCQARSLLDGRDFIVPDDVKELAYATLGHRIIVSPSARVKNVTAKEIVEQAVERTPVPGARARGAPTTGAGQQQAAR, encoded by the coding sequence ATGGAAGACCCCAAGATCATCGCCGAGCGCGTCATCGCCAATGTCGAGAAGGTGATCATCGGCAAGGAGAGCGAGGTGCGCATGGCGCTCATCGCGCTGCTCTGCCAGGGCCACGTGCTCATCGAAGACGTGCCCGGCGTCGGCAAGACCATCCTTGCCCGCAGCATCGCCGTCTCGACCGGCTGCGGCTTCCGCCGCATCCAGTTCACCCCGGACCTCCTCCCCAGCGACGTCAGCGGCGTCTCGATCTACAGTCAGAAGACCGGCGACTTCGAATTCCGCCCCGGCCCCATCATCGCCCAGATCGTCCTCGCCGATGAGATCAACCGCGCCACCCCCAAGACGCAGTCCGCGCTACTCGAGGCGATGGAAGAGCGCCAGGTGACGGTCGATGGCGTCACGCACAAGATGCCCGAGCCCTACATGGTGCTCGCCACGCAGAACCCGATCGAGTACGAGGGGACGTTCCCGCTCCCCGAAGCCCAGCTCGACCGCTTTCTCCTGCGCATCCACCTCGGCTATCCGTCGATGACCGACGAGGTGCTGATCATGGAGGGCCAGCAGCGCCAGCACCCCATCGATGCGCTCGAACGCGTCACCGGCCCCGAAGAGATCCTCAGCATGCAGCGGGCGGTCAAAGAGATCTACGTCGACCCGCTGATCAAGCAGTACATCGTCACGATCGTCGACCAGACGCGAAAGCACCCGTCGGCGTACCTCGGCGCTTCGCCGCGCGGCTCGCTCGCCCTCTACCGCACGTGCCAGGCGCGTTCGCTGCTCGACGGCCGTGATTTCATCGTCCCGGACGATGTGAAGGAGCTGGCGTACGCGACGCTCGGCCATCGCATCATCGTCAGTCCGTCGGCGCGTGTAAAGAACGTCACCGCGAAGGAAATCGTCGAACAGGCGGTCGAGCGCACGCCCGTCCCCGGCGCCCGTGCACGCGGCGCCCCGACGACCGGCGCCGGCCAGCAGCAAGCCGCGCGATAG
- a CDS encoding DUF58 domain-containing protein, whose translation MRKLRRLYRSLFVTNRSLTAVGVLWLSCIIIALSTGFWLSWRLAYIAMVGVPIAYAWSRFNLAGIEIDPDRHTDRLQEGAQFEEQVTVKNNSWLGKIWLEVDDPSDMPGHNARRVITVGAKSSKSWRVRSTITRRGLYSVGPVEVTTGDPFGLFKHTRTYGRAQNVLVYPRASELPNFFVPPASLPGEGRFRRRTHYVTPNASGVRPYEFGDSFNRIHWPSTARTGDLMVKIFELDPASDIWIILDLHRDAHLGDGDDSTEEHGVRIAASVARYFLTANRSVGYLAFGRGFEVQEAERGVQQYTRILEALAMARAWGDVPIRDLLSNEARRFGRHTTVVVITPSTDEAWVGGLGALQQRGVKVAAILLEPSTFGGEDSSLSVFASLAASDVYTYLVKRTDDLGSALGAAGEAGAEQHATWGGGE comes from the coding sequence ATGCGCAAGTTGCGCCGACTGTACCGCAGTCTCTTCGTGACGAACCGCTCGCTGACCGCGGTCGGCGTACTGTGGCTGTCCTGCATCATCATCGCGCTGTCGACCGGCTTCTGGCTCAGTTGGCGCCTCGCCTATATCGCGATGGTCGGCGTCCCGATCGCCTACGCCTGGTCGCGCTTCAACCTTGCCGGCATCGAGATCGATCCGGACCGCCACACCGACCGCCTGCAAGAGGGCGCCCAGTTCGAAGAGCAGGTGACCGTCAAGAACAACTCGTGGCTCGGCAAGATCTGGCTCGAAGTCGATGACCCCAGCGACATGCCGGGCCACAACGCCCGCCGCGTGATCACCGTCGGCGCGAAAAGCTCGAAGTCATGGCGCGTGCGCTCGACGATCACCCGTCGCGGTCTCTACTCCGTCGGCCCCGTCGAAGTCACCACCGGCGATCCGTTCGGGCTCTTCAAACACACGCGCACCTACGGGCGCGCGCAGAATGTGCTGGTCTACCCGCGCGCGTCGGAGCTGCCGAACTTCTTCGTCCCGCCCGCGAGCCTTCCCGGCGAAGGCCGCTTCCGCCGTCGCACGCACTACGTGACGCCAAACGCGTCGGGCGTCCGCCCGTACGAGTTCGGCGACAGCTTCAACCGCATCCACTGGCCCAGCACGGCGCGCACCGGCGACCTGATGGTGAAGATCTTCGAGCTCGACCCCGCCAGCGACATCTGGATCATCCTCGACCTGCACCGCGACGCGCACCTCGGCGACGGCGACGACTCGACCGAGGAGCACGGCGTGCGTATCGCGGCATCCGTCGCGCGCTACTTCCTCACCGCGAACCGCAGCGTCGGTTATCTCGCGTTCGGGCGCGGCTTCGAGGTGCAGGAGGCCGAGCGCGGCGTACAGCAGTACACTCGCATCCTGGAAGCGCTCGCCATGGCGCGCGCCTGGGGCGACGTGCCGATACGCGACCTGCTGTCGAACGAAGCGCGGCGCTTCGGCCGCCACACGACGGTCGTCGTCATCACGCCTTCGACCGACGAAGCGTGGGTCGGCGGCCTCGGCGCGCTGCAGCAGCGCGGCGTCAAGGTCGCGGCGATCCTCCTCGAACCGAGCACCTTCGGCGGCGAGGACAGCTCGCTGAGCGTCTTCGCGTCGCTCGCCGCAAGCGATGTCTATACCTACCTGGTGAAGCGCACCGACGACCTCGGCTCAGCGCTCGGCGCCGCCGGCGAAGCGGGCGCCGAACAGCACGCGACGTGGGGCGGAGGGGAGTAG
- a CDS encoding transglutaminase domain-containing protein, with protein MREANWDEIFQRTPDAWTDDVREPGFLPWEDWLTFGILSVMFLSVVHSIDSANWVDDMPSLYPIGFSGLILGYALSRVRWNELLLHPLALSGGALLVYLQLISIVPGGGLGARTDQLVERMRAWWTAVTQDGISTDPLPFIVLMLALVWLGAYVSSWAVFRWRNAWLGLVPGGVALMWNISFIPGQYSNSFVVFVFAAVLLLMRVHLAHKEAEWERDGVKYPEFISLPVLNATFWVAVVLLFLASWLPLAERSETASERWSNFTAPVTERLQPLARVFISVNAKKPISVHNLEDALPLQGKIKLNSEEAVELDVEITPEMAAFLRAQSFDEYTSSGWKLNVDGDVQLGAGQRPDVAPPAAEGSRQEVTINVTVKGNNDDTIYSLGQPLQADVDAEARISGNGEDVTGLRPDGRLRDGDTYNVTGSVAIASIEQLQAAGTDYPEWVEDRYLRLPGSVPDRVHRKSREVAGNAQTPFEAAVAIERYLRSFPNDFDVSSTPPGRDSVDYFLFDLQRGYFDYHASAMAVMLRSLGVPARVATGYAIDPLAKDDPLSTRYALTERNAFAWPEVYFPGVGWVEFSPTPSQPLIRRPGFTTLDPADPGARGLDDPINTEDELGFADLGDESDVTPDDDAAIGDSDGGDSSSWPVMLTLIVIGGVVAVGALGARVAWEFGLGGLPRSVQLWEKTQRLARIARAGGKPSDTPREFASRLRSTVPGTEAASYMAAQYERSRFGHKEQSDEETERLETAWSSVRNQLLRRIFRPRRD; from the coding sequence GTGCGCGAAGCGAATTGGGACGAGATCTTCCAGAGGACCCCCGATGCCTGGACAGACGATGTCCGCGAGCCCGGCTTCCTCCCCTGGGAAGACTGGCTGACGTTCGGCATCCTCTCCGTCATGTTCCTCAGCGTCGTGCACTCCATCGATAGCGCGAACTGGGTTGATGACATGCCGTCGCTGTACCCGATCGGATTCTCCGGCCTGATCCTTGGGTATGCGCTCTCGCGCGTGCGATGGAACGAGCTGTTGTTGCACCCGCTCGCTCTGAGCGGCGGCGCGCTGCTCGTCTACCTGCAACTGATCTCCATCGTGCCGGGCGGCGGCCTCGGCGCCCGCACGGACCAACTCGTCGAGCGCATGCGCGCCTGGTGGACGGCCGTCACGCAGGACGGCATCAGCACTGACCCCTTGCCGTTCATCGTGCTGATGCTTGCGCTGGTGTGGCTTGGCGCCTACGTCTCGTCGTGGGCGGTGTTCCGTTGGCGCAACGCATGGCTCGGGCTCGTGCCGGGCGGTGTCGCGCTCATGTGGAACATCAGTTTCATCCCCGGCCAGTACAGCAACTCCTTCGTCGTCTTCGTCTTCGCCGCCGTGCTGCTGCTCATGCGCGTGCATCTCGCGCACAAGGAAGCCGAGTGGGAGCGCGACGGCGTCAAGTACCCCGAGTTCATCAGCCTGCCCGTCCTCAACGCCACGTTCTGGGTCGCCGTCGTGCTGCTGTTCCTCGCGTCGTGGCTGCCGCTCGCCGAACGCTCCGAGACCGCGAGCGAGCGCTGGTCCAACTTCACCGCGCCCGTCACCGAGCGGCTGCAACCGCTCGCGCGCGTATTCATCTCCGTCAACGCGAAAAAGCCGATCAGCGTCCACAACCTGGAAGACGCGCTTCCGCTGCAGGGCAAGATCAAGCTCAACAGCGAGGAAGCCGTTGAACTCGACGTCGAAATCACGCCCGAAATGGCGGCGTTCCTCCGCGCCCAGTCCTTCGACGAGTACACGTCCAGCGGCTGGAAGCTCAACGTCGATGGCGACGTGCAACTCGGCGCTGGCCAGCGCCCCGACGTCGCGCCGCCCGCCGCCGAAGGCTCGCGCCAGGAAGTCACGATCAACGTCACCGTAAAGGGCAACAACGACGACACGATCTACAGCCTCGGTCAGCCGCTGCAGGCCGATGTCGACGCGGAAGCGCGCATCAGCGGCAACGGCGAAGACGTCACGGGCCTGCGCCCCGACGGCAGGCTGCGCGACGGCGACACGTACAACGTCACCGGCAGCGTCGCTATCGCGTCGATCGAGCAGCTCCAGGCCGCCGGCACCGACTACCCGGAGTGGGTCGAAGACCGCTACCTCCGCCTCCCCGGCAGCGTGCCCGATCGCGTGCATCGCAAGTCGCGCGAGGTCGCTGGTAATGCCCAGACGCCGTTCGAGGCCGCCGTCGCCATCGAACGCTACCTGCGCTCCTTCCCCAACGACTTCGATGTCAGCTCGACGCCGCCCGGGCGTGACAGCGTCGACTACTTCCTCTTCGACCTCCAGCGCGGCTATTTCGACTATCACGCATCGGCCATGGCAGTCATGCTGCGCTCGCTCGGCGTGCCGGCGCGCGTCGCGACGGGCTACGCCATCGACCCGCTCGCCAAGGACGACCCGCTGAGCACGCGCTACGCACTGACGGAACGCAACGCCTTCGCCTGGCCGGAGGTCTACTTTCCCGGCGTCGGCTGGGTGGAGTTCAGCCCGACGCCATCGCAGCCGCTGATCCGCCGCCCCGGCTTCACGACGCTGGACCCCGCCGACCCCGGCGCCCGCGGCCTCGATGACCCCATCAACACCGAGGATGAACTCGGCTTCGCCGACCTCGGCGACGAGTCCGACGTCACCCCCGACGACGACGCGGCGATCGGTGACTCCGACGGCGGCGACTCCAGTTCCTGGCCCGTGATGCTGACACTGATCGTGATCGGCGGCGTCGTTGCGGTCGGCGCGTTGGGCGCGCGCGTAGCCTGGGAGTTCGGGCTCGGCGGCCTGCCGCGCTCCGTGCAGCTCTGGGAGAAGACCCAGCGACTCGCGCGCATCGCCCGCGCCGGCGGCAAGCCCAGCGACACCCCGCGCGAATTCGCCTCGCGCCTGCGCAGCACCGTCCCCGGCACGGAAGCGGCATCGTACATGGCGGCGCAGTACGAACGCTCGCGCTTCGGGCACAAAGAACAGTCCGACGAGGAGACGGAGCGCCTCGAAACGGCATGGTCATCCGTGCGCAACCAACTCCTCCGCCGCATCTTCCGCCCCCGCCGCGACTAG
- a CDS encoding GNAT family N-acetyltransferase: MTTTIDPVRLTEPQLPEASEVLSRAFFDDPMMMYLLPSDAQRGDVLPWFMGSAARYTHLFGEVYTTPANVEGNACWLPPGETDLSEERMAQVGFMEAPERMGGESFGRFIELMGRLGELHHAAVPPEHWYLLVLGVDPPRQGQGVGAALIQPILARADADQVPCYLETMKTRNVPFYRKHGFEVVVEDDTPDGGLHYWTMRRDPLTSKR; the protein is encoded by the coding sequence ATGACCACGACGATCGACCCCGTACGTCTGACCGAACCCCAGCTTCCGGAAGCCAGCGAGGTCCTCAGCCGCGCCTTCTTCGACGACCCGATGATGATGTACCTGCTCCCATCCGATGCCCAGCGCGGGGATGTGCTGCCCTGGTTCATGGGCTCCGCCGCCCGCTACACGCACCTCTTCGGCGAGGTCTACACGACGCCCGCGAACGTCGAAGGCAACGCCTGCTGGCTACCGCCCGGCGAGACGGACCTGTCCGAGGAACGCATGGCCCAGGTTGGCTTCATGGAGGCGCCGGAGCGCATGGGCGGAGAGTCGTTCGGGCGCTTCATTGAGCTCATGGGAAGACTCGGTGAGCTGCATCACGCCGCCGTCCCGCCGGAGCACTGGTACCTCTTGGTCCTCGGCGTTGACCCGCCGCGACAGGGGCAGGGCGTCGGCGCCGCCCTCATCCAGCCGATCCTCGCCCGCGCCGATGCCGACCAGGTCCCCTGCTACCTGGAGACGATGAAGACGCGCAACGTGCCGTTCTACCGCAAGCACGGCTTCGAAGTCGTGGTCGAGGACGACACGCCGGACGGCGGCCTCCACTACTGGACCATGCGACGCGATCCGCTGACGTCGAAGCGCTGA
- a CDS encoding 2-phosphosulfolactate phosphatase: MSIPPSLYAQDGYRCRLEWGWHGARVAADRGDIVVIVDVLRFSSAVATAAQFGAIVYPCELYGDVASLARQHDAIAGGKTNVAQGDARFSLSPSTFVDAVAGTKVVLPSLNGAMCSIRAQSAPHAFVASLLNASAVAAEVSLLLDASSLDVTVVACGERWGGENEDGALRFAVEDYLGAGAVLAGLRHEQSPEASVCAAAFERSRDDVAALLWECASGRELRAMGLAQDVIDCARVDVYEVVPVLRGGRYEGLSAVM; the protein is encoded by the coding sequence ATGTCGATTCCACCTTCCTTGTACGCGCAGGACGGCTATCGGTGCCGGCTCGAGTGGGGCTGGCACGGGGCGCGCGTGGCCGCGGATCGCGGCGACATCGTCGTGATCGTTGATGTCCTGCGATTTTCATCGGCGGTGGCGACGGCGGCGCAGTTCGGGGCGATCGTCTATCCGTGCGAGCTGTACGGCGACGTCGCGTCGCTCGCGCGGCAGCATGATGCGATAGCGGGCGGCAAGACCAACGTTGCGCAGGGCGACGCGCGGTTCTCGCTGTCACCTTCGACGTTTGTGGACGCGGTGGCGGGCACGAAGGTGGTGCTGCCATCGCTGAACGGCGCGATGTGCAGCATCCGCGCGCAGTCGGCGCCGCACGCGTTCGTGGCTTCGCTGCTCAACGCGTCGGCGGTGGCGGCGGAGGTCTCGCTGCTGCTCGATGCGTCGTCGCTCGACGTGACGGTCGTCGCCTGCGGCGAGCGCTGGGGCGGCGAGAACGAAGACGGGGCGCTGCGATTCGCGGTCGAGGACTATCTCGGTGCGGGCGCGGTGCTCGCGGGCCTGAGGCACGAGCAGTCGCCGGAAGCATCGGTGTGCGCGGCGGCGTTCGAGCGGTCGCGCGACGACGTGGCAGCGTTGCTGTGGGAGTGCGCCAGCGGCCGCGAGTTGCGGGCGATGGGGCTGGCGCAAGACGTCATCGATTGCGCGCGTGTTGATGTGTATGAGGTGGTGCCGGTGCTGCGGGGTGGGCGGTATGAGGGGTTATCGGCAGTTATGTGA
- a CDS encoding homoserine dehydrogenase yields MILLIPPRPARRNPKMVSDRRSIGIGLMGIGVVGSGVARILHEKAGVYARQIGCPLELRRVLVRDTAKTRNFQVDPALLTTDAADLLDDPTIDLIIEVIGGEEPAYRYLRQALVNGKFVVTGNKEVMAKHGAELILLAREHNVDLLYEASVGGGIPIIAPLKRDLLANDILSVTAIINGTTNYILTSMSKAGAGFADALAEAQRLGYAEPDPTNDVEGVDATYKLAILAQLSFHMDVDPDDVYREGITRLTPKDFAYARELGYAIKLLAIAQKTGDAVELRVHPTLISADELLANVDGVLNAVQIEGDLMDRVLFQGPGAGSLPTTSAVVADALDAAVSISNKVYWPHSFRREAGLRAMPMSEVRSRYYLRMRVADRPGVLAQIAGALSDALISIASVIQKEAEGEGAAEIVIMTHEAREADLQSALQSVERLNGVEGVQQILRVKS; encoded by the coding sequence GTGATACTGCTAATCCCACCCCGTCCGGCGCGCCGCAACCCGAAGATGGTCAGTGACCGCCGCTCGATAGGCATCGGGCTCATGGGCATCGGCGTCGTCGGCAGTGGCGTCGCGCGCATCCTGCACGAGAAGGCCGGCGTCTACGCGCGCCAGATCGGCTGCCCGCTTGAATTGCGGCGCGTCCTCGTCCGTGACACGGCAAAAACGCGTAACTTCCAGGTCGACCCCGCCCTGCTCACCACGGATGCCGCCGACCTGCTCGATGACCCCACCATCGACCTCATCATCGAGGTCATCGGCGGCGAAGAGCCCGCGTACCGCTACCTGCGCCAGGCGCTTGTCAACGGTAAATTCGTCGTCACCGGCAACAAGGAGGTGATGGCGAAGCACGGCGCGGAGTTGATCCTCCTCGCCCGCGAGCACAACGTCGACCTGCTGTACGAAGCCAGCGTCGGCGGCGGCATCCCGATCATCGCGCCCCTCAAGCGCGATCTGCTCGCCAACGACATCCTCAGCGTCACCGCCATCATCAACGGCACGACGAACTACATCCTCACATCGATGAGCAAAGCAGGCGCGGGCTTCGCCGACGCCCTCGCCGAAGCGCAGCGCCTCGGCTATGCCGAACCCGATCCCACCAACGATGTCGAAGGCGTCGATGCTACCTATAAGCTCGCGATTCTCGCCCAGCTCTCGTTCCACATGGACGTCGATCCGGACGACGTGTACCGGGAAGGCATCACGAGGCTCACGCCAAAGGACTTCGCCTACGCCCGCGAACTCGGCTACGCGATCAAACTGCTTGCCATCGCGCAAAAGACGGGCGACGCTGTCGAGCTGCGCGTGCACCCCACGCTGATCTCCGCCGATGAGTTACTTGCGAACGTCGATGGCGTGCTCAACGCCGTGCAGATCGAAGGCGACCTCATGGATCGCGTGCTGTTCCAGGGACCGGGCGCCGGCTCGTTGCCGACCACGTCCGCCGTCGTGGCAGACGCACTCGATGCCGCCGTGAGCATCAGCAACAAGGTGTACTGGCCGCATTCCTTCCGTCGCGAGGCGGGCCTGCGCGCCATGCCGATGAGTGAGGTACGATCGCGCTACTACCTGCGCATGCGCGTCGCTGACCGGCCCGGCGTGCTCGCGCAGATCGCCGGCGCTCTCAGCGATGCCCTGATCAGTATCGCGTCCGTCATCCAGAAGGAAGCCGAAGGCGAGGGCGCCGCGGAGATCGTGATCATGACCCACGAAGCGCGAGAAGCCGATCTGCAGTCCGCGCTGCAGAGCGTCGAGCGCTTGAACGGCGTCGAAGGCGTGCAGCAGATACTGAGGGTGAAGTCATGA
- the thrC gene encoding threonine synthase has protein sequence MSSNPAVGDAPLAPHSGVLRRYAEHLPITGQTPIITLGEGDTPLVRSTTLERDLGCEALYFKLESCNPTGSFKDRGMVVAVAKALEDGAKAIMCASTGNTSSSAAAYAARFGLAVYVIVPDGRIAKGKMAQGAMHGAEVLAVDGNFDDALGLARAITSRQPIALVNSVNPHRIAGQKTAAFEIADILGDAPDVLAIPVGNAGNITAYWRGFVEYHQMERTSKRPRMLGFQAAGAAPLVEGAPVKSPQTVASAIRIGNPASWKTAISARDESGGSIDAVTDEEILAAYHRLAREEGIFCEPASAACVAGMLKKAAGGKSYAGQTVVCVITGSGLKDPETALEVEPLVHKVSLDVESVEREMGWT, from the coding sequence ATGAGCTCTAACCCCGCGGTCGGCGATGCGCCGCTCGCCCCCCACTCAGGCGTCCTTCGCCGCTACGCGGAGCACCTGCCGATCACCGGACAGACACCGATCATCACGCTCGGCGAGGGCGATACGCCGCTCGTGCGCTCGACCACCCTTGAGCGCGACCTTGGCTGCGAGGCGCTCTACTTCAAGCTCGAAAGCTGCAATCCCACCGGCTCCTTCAAGGACCGCGGCATGGTCGTCGCCGTCGCGAAGGCGCTGGAAGACGGCGCCAAAGCGATCATGTGCGCCTCCACCGGCAACACCAGCTCCTCCGCCGCCGCCTACGCCGCGCGCTTCGGCCTCGCGGTGTATGTCATCGTGCCCGACGGGCGCATCGCGAAGGGCAAGATGGCGCAGGGCGCCATGCACGGCGCGGAAGTGCTCGCCGTCGACGGCAACTTCGACGACGCGCTTGGCCTTGCCCGCGCCATCACCTCCCGTCAACCGATCGCGCTCGTGAACTCCGTGAACCCGCACCGCATCGCCGGCCAGAAGACGGCAGCGTTTGAAATTGCCGACATCCTCGGCGATGCGCCCGACGTGCTGGCGATCCCCGTCGGCAACGCCGGCAATATCACGGCGTACTGGCGCGGCTTCGTCGAATACCACCAGATGGAGCGCACGTCGAAGCGGCCGCGCATGCTTGGCTTTCAGGCAGCGGGCGCTGCCCCCCTCGTCGAAGGCGCCCCCGTGAAATCGCCGCAGACCGTGGCGTCGGCGATCCGCATCGGCAACCCTGCGTCGTGGAAAACGGCGATCAGCGCCCGCGACGAGTCCGGCGGCAGCATCGACGCCGTCACCGATGAAGAGATCCTCGCCGCCTACCACCGCCTCGCGCGCGAAGAGGGCATCTTCTGCGAGCCCGCGTCGGCGGCGTGCGTCGCCGGCATGCTGAAGAAGGCCGCCGGCGGCAAGAGCTACGCCGGCCAGACCGTCGTCTGCGTCATCACCGGCAGCGGCCTCAAGGACCCCGAGACCGCGCTGGAGGTGGAGCCCCTCGTCCACAAGGTGTCGCTCGATGTCGAATCCGTCGAACGCGAGATGGGCTGGACGTAG
- the rpsR gene encoding 30S ribosomal protein S18, with protein sequence MTNEGSESEQIAPATAAPGAAETSPRPDTGRTGEREQRPASDRPEGPRTDDRGDRPGGDRFGGGDRGGDRFGGGDRGGDRFGGGDRDRGDRPFRPRGGGGGGFRGRGGGRKKVCAFCVDKIDRVDYKDALKLRRYITERGKIEPRRKTGTCARHQRRLTIAIKRARHLALLPYTADHSFPGDRR encoded by the coding sequence TTGACGAACGAAGGTAGCGAGAGCGAGCAGATCGCTCCGGCGACCGCGGCCCCCGGGGCCGCAGAAACGTCGCCTCGGCCGGATACCGGCCGAACCGGGGAGCGCGAACAGCGACCGGCCAGCGACCGCCCGGAAGGCCCCCGTACCGATGACCGTGGCGACCGTCCCGGCGGCGATCGATTTGGCGGCGGCGACCGCGGCGGTGATCGATTCGGCGGCGGCGACCGCGGCGGTGATCGATTCGGCGGCGGCGACCGCGATCGCGGCGATCGGCCGTTCCGCCCGCGCGGTGGTGGTGGCGGCGGCTTTCGCGGCCGCGGCGGCGGCCGCAAGAAGGTGTGCGCCTTCTGCGTCGATAAGATTGACCGCGTCGACTACAAGGACGCACTCAAGCTGCGCCGGTACATCACCGAACGCGGCAAAATCGAGCCGCGGCGGAAGACGGGCACCTGCGCGCGGCATCAGCGCCGCCTGACAATCGCGATCAAGCGCGCCCGCCACCTTGCATTGCTTCCGTACACTGCCGACCACTCCTTCCCCGGCGACCGACGTTAG